From a region of the Campylobacteraceae bacterium genome:
- a CDS encoding class I SAM-dependent methyltransferase: protein MSMDIYNNGTYLENNKTIHSEDSEYKFSYIKKLIKEIDFSNTTVKVLDVGGGAGLIGKFLCEYIISQNKTVEFYALDLSLKMLEIQKINNKNIVKTYALPLDELNEKNFDLILMIDVIEHIPNKEITSKLLNTLTKNIIYNIPLELNLFDRLRNYYMKGNYYKIQTKTIGHIHFFSYLSALRFVEKYHKLKKYYFADYSSHILSSSSEEYISQKNNKLRRLELKISSFLFKYLKIFSPYIIQGSLFILVEKDDKKSS from the coding sequence GTGAGTATGGACATATATAATAATGGTACTTATTTAGAAAACAATAAAACAATACATAGTGAAGATAGTGAGTATAAATTTTCCTATATAAAAAAACTTATTAAAGAGATTGATTTTTCAAATACAACGGTAAAAGTTTTAGATGTTGGAGGCGGAGCAGGTTTAATTGGAAAATTTTTGTGTGAATATATAATTTCTCAAAACAAAACTGTTGAGTTTTATGCCCTAGATCTTTCTCTTAAAATGTTAGAAATTCAAAAAATAAATAATAAGAATATAGTAAAAACCTATGCCCTTCCTCTTGATGAGTTAAATGAAAAAAATTTTGATTTAATCTTAATGATAGATGTTATTGAGCATATACCGAATAAAGAAATTACATCAAAGCTTTTAAATACATTAACTAAAAATATAATTTACAATATACCTTTAGAGCTAAACTTATTCGATAGATTAAGAAATTATTATATGAAAGGTAATTATTATAAAATACAAACTAAAACTATTGGTCATATACATTTTTTTTCATATTTAAGTGCACTAAGATTTGTTGAAAAATATCATAAATTAAAAAAATATTATTTTGCAGATTATTCATCTCATATACTAAGTAGTAGTAGCGAGGAATACATTTCTCAAAAAAACAATAAATTAAGACGGCTAGAGTTAAAAATTTCTAGTTTTTTGTTTAAGTATTTAAAAATATTTTCCCCTTATATAATACAGGGATCACTTTTTATATTGGTGGAAAAAGATGATAAAAAGAGTAGTTGA
- a CDS encoding acyltransferase, with the protein MIKRVVDKIVHIFISIYYKNILKKCKKTGKNTYVGFGTKIDCPECIEIGDNVYINNNVWLSLSRFIYVNGKVIKNITPSLIIKEGTYIGRFSLISCIDEVFIGKDVMISDRCYVGDIIHNFKNKNLPIIKQDISSGGKIIIGDGSWLGVGSTILPNVKIGKHCIIGANSVVTKNVPDYHIVAGNPAIIIKKIEFDEK; encoded by the coding sequence ATGATAAAAAGAGTAGTTGATAAGATAGTACATATTTTCATAAGTATTTACTATAAGAATATACTGAAAAAATGTAAAAAAACTGGAAAAAATACTTATGTAGGATTTGGTACAAAAATCGATTGCCCTGAATGTATAGAAATTGGTGACAATGTATATATAAACAATAATGTGTGGTTAAGCTTATCACGTTTTATTTATGTAAATGGAAAAGTAATTAAAAACATAACTCCTTCTTTAATTATAAAAGAGGGTACTTATATAGGTAGATTTTCATTGATTAGCTGTATAGATGAAGTTTTTATTGGAAAAGACGTAATGATATCTGATAGATGTTATGTAGGAGATATAATACATAATTTCAAAAATAAGAATTTACCTATAATAAAACAAGATATTAGTTCAGGTGGGAAGATAATAATTGGTGATGGCTCTTGGCTAGGAGTAGGAAGTACAATACTTCCAAATGTAAAAATCGGGAAACATTGTATAATAGGGGCAAATTCAGTAGTAACTAAAAATGTACCAGATTATCATATTGTGGCTGGAAATCCAGCTATAATTATTAAAAAGATAGAGTTTGATGAAAAATAA
- a CDS encoding glycosyltransferase family 4 protein: protein MKNKILILLVENYSAGGSDKVARILYENLSLKKIHLFINKSNDTSILLSSKFKDNFQITYYNLITIAELGKYANSKKKFFFLYILLKIFNLIVRYPLFFISIIYFYYKFKKINGDLFISNNGGYPGGEYCRSSTIAARLVNLKCFHIIHSIPTSVFFKPFKHIESLIDNLVDKSSKILCVSNDIKSKLQITRNIKQNTKVIHNGIKKEQLKNYVNTDTLRLLNVASLYSLKNQIFLIKVIKKIIDSGYLNIELHLVGKEEEEGYLDKLKLLAKEYRIEEKIFFHGFTCPYKYYHECDIFVLSSKTEGFPMVTLESMSIGMPVISVDVGGVREQIIDNYNGFLLNNYNINDFAQKVLFFYSKRENIEILGKNAYKYFLENFTIDKMIENYNKELGE, encoded by the coding sequence ATGAAAAATAAAATATTAATTTTATTAGTCGAAAATTACAGTGCAGGTGGTAGTGATAAGGTTGCTCGTATCTTGTATGAAAATCTATCTTTAAAAAAAATACATTTATTTATTAATAAATCCAATGATACATCTATTTTATTATCTAGTAAATTTAAAGATAATTTTCAAATTACATATTATAATTTGATTACAATTGCAGAACTTGGTAAGTACGCAAATAGTAAGAAAAAATTCTTTTTTCTATATATTTTATTGAAAATATTTAATTTAATAGTTAGGTATCCATTATTTTTCATCTCAATAATATATTTTTATTATAAATTTAAAAAAATAAATGGAGATTTATTTATTTCAAATAATGGAGGTTATCCTGGTGGTGAATATTGTAGAAGTTCAACAATTGCTGCACGTCTAGTAAATTTAAAGTGTTTTCATATAATCCATAGTATTCCAACTTCTGTATTTTTTAAGCCTTTTAAACATATAGAAAGTTTGATTGATAATTTAGTAGATAAAAGTTCTAAAATTTTGTGTGTATCAAATGATATAAAATCTAAACTACAAATAACTAGAAATATTAAACAAAATACAAAAGTAATACATAATGGTATAAAAAAAGAACAATTAAAAAACTATGTTAATACTGACACCTTGAGGTTGTTAAATGTAGCAAGTTTATATTCATTAAAAAATCAAATATTTTTAATTAAAGTAATAAAAAAAATAATAGATTCAGGTTATTTAAATATAGAATTACATTTAGTTGGAAAAGAAGAAGAAGAAGGATACTTAGATAAATTAAAATTATTAGCTAAAGAATACAGGATAGAAGAAAAAATATTTTTTCATGGCTTCACTTGTCCTTACAAATATTATCATGAATGTGATATTTTCGTTCTTAGTTCAAAAACGGAAGGTTTTCCTATGGTGACTCTTGAGTCTATGAGTATAGGAATGCCTGTTATTTCTGTTGACGTTGGTGGAGTGAGAGAACAAATAATTGACAATTACAATGGCTTTTTACTTAATAATTACAATATAAATGATTTTGCGCAAAAAGTGTTGTTTTTTTATTCTAAACGAGAAAATATTGAAATATTAGGGAAAAATGCATATAAGTATTTTCTAGAAAATTTCACTATTGATAAAATGATCGAAAATTATAATAAAGAATTAGGAGAGTAA
- the galE gene encoding UDP-glucose 4-epimerase GalE yields MNILVTGGAGYIGSHVVKDLLLNKNNNIIIVDNLSTGTVSSVLGAKLIVLDLLDEVSLEKVFRKYNFDIIMHFAASIIVSESIENPLDYYTNNSFTTLVLLKLANKYKVSKFIFSSTAAIYGESLSKMVSESEKLLPINPYGMSKLFSEKMIIDNAKVNKNFKFCILRYFNVAGADIGGIIGQSKKEGTHLIKVACQTALGEREFLKIFGNTYNTKDGTCIRDYIHINDLSEAHIKAISYLENNKSEIFNCGYGEGYSVLEVINMIKKISAVDFDVKIVENRKGDVPILIANNKKIRKLMGWTPKYNNLELICKTAYEWEKKLK; encoded by the coding sequence ATGAATATTTTGGTAACTGGTGGAGCTGGGTATATAGGTTCACATGTTGTAAAGGACTTATTATTAAATAAAAACAACAATATAATAATTGTAGATAACTTATCAACGGGTACTGTTTCTTCAGTTTTAGGTGCTAAGTTAATTGTTCTGGATTTATTAGATGAAGTTTCCCTTGAAAAAGTTTTTAGAAAATATAATTTTGATATAATTATGCATTTTGCTGCAAGTATTATTGTTTCGGAATCAATTGAGAATCCTTTAGATTATTATACTAATAACAGTTTTACTACGCTAGTATTACTTAAATTAGCAAATAAATATAAGGTTTCAAAATTTATATTTTCATCTACTGCTGCAATATATGGAGAAAGTTTATCTAAAATGGTAAGTGAATCTGAAAAATTATTACCAATTAATCCTTATGGGATGAGTAAGCTTTTTAGTGAAAAGATGATTATTGATAATGCGAAGGTAAATAAAAATTTTAAATTTTGTATTTTAAGATATTTTAATGTTGCAGGAGCAGATATTGGAGGAATTATTGGACAAAGTAAAAAAGAGGGTACACATTTAATAAAAGTGGCTTGCCAAACAGCATTAGGGGAAAGAGAATTTCTCAAAATTTTTGGAAATACTTATAATACAAAAGATGGGACATGTATAAGAGATTATATACATATTAATGATTTATCAGAGGCTCATATTAAGGCCATATCATATTTAGAAAATAATAAAAGTGAAATTTTTAATTGTGGGTATGGAGAAGGGTATAGTGTTTTAGAAGTTATTAATATGATAAAAAAGATAAGTGCAGTTGATTTTGATGTAAAAATAGTGGAAAATAGAAAAGGGGATGTTCCTATCTTAATTGCAAATAATAAAAAAATAAGGAAATTAATGGGATGGACGCCAAAATATAATAATTTAGAATTAATTTGTAAAACAGCTTATGAATGGGAGAAAAAACTAAAATGA
- the rfbF gene encoding glucose-1-phosphate cytidylyltransferase produces MKVLLLAGGFGTRLSEETDIRPKPMVEIGGKPILWHIMKIYSTYGFNEFVVLLGYKGYSIKEYFANYFLHQSDVSIDMSNGKMEVLNNSSEPWKVTLLDTGLNSMTGGRIKRAQNLIGDEAFMLTYGDGVSDINIKGLLEFHKSHGKAMTMTSSQPEGRFGALNISENNQVCEFKEKPKGDGNWINAGFFVCESKVFDYIKDGDSTIFEQKPLQDLAHDGEIFTYKHKGFWKPMDSLKDKNDLNELWHNNKAPWKIWE; encoded by the coding sequence ATGAAAGTATTATTATTAGCGGGAGGATTTGGAACAAGGTTAAGTGAAGAAACTGATATCAGGCCAAAACCTATGGTAGAAATTGGAGGAAAACCGATTCTTTGGCATATTATGAAAATATATTCAACTTATGGTTTTAATGAATTTGTTGTATTACTTGGATACAAAGGGTATTCTATAAAAGAATATTTTGCAAATTATTTTCTTCATCAAAGTGATGTTTCAATTGATATGTCTAATGGTAAAATGGAAGTGTTGAATAATTCTAGTGAACCTTGGAAAGTTACCCTTCTGGATACGGGATTAAACTCTATGACAGGAGGACGAATTAAAAGAGCTCAGAATCTTATAGGTGATGAAGCTTTTATGCTTACTTATGGAGATGGAGTTTCGGATATAAATATTAAAGGATTATTAGAATTTCACAAATCTCATGGGAAAGCAATGACCATGACATCCTCTCAACCAGAAGGAAGATTTGGTGCATTAAATATTTCAGAAAACAATCAAGTTTGTGAATTTAAAGAAAAACCAAAAGGTGATGGTAATTGGATAAATGCTGGATTTTTTGTTTGTGAATCAAAAGTATTTGATTATATAAAAGATGGTGATAGTACAATCTTTGAACAAAAACCATTACAAGACTTAGCTCATGATGGAGAAATATTTACGTATAAACATAAAGGCTTTTGGAAACCAATGGATAGCTTAAAAGATAAAAATGATCTCAATGAGTTATGGCATAATAATAAGGCACCATGGAAAATTTGGGAATAA
- a CDS encoding MBOAT family protein gives MLFNSYEFIFIFLPLIFFIYFYLNSKRLTHASKAFLVLSSLFFYSWWNIIYLPLILISMLFNYSLGNSLSNYKNNKKRFTKKSILSFGIVLNIVLLGYFKYSDFFIANFNLLTESNADLLNLALPLAISFFTFQQIAYLVDSYKEETKEYDFLNYAIFVTFFPQLIAGPIVHHKEMMPQFDILKNKVKNYKNISLGLFIFSIGLFKKVVIADYFAVAATNGFDYSLILSFFEAWATSLSYTFQLYFDFSGYTDMAIGAALLFNIKLPVNFNSPYKALSIQDFWRRWHITLSRFLRDYIYIPLGGNKRGKYRTYTNLMATFILGGFWHGAGWTFIFWGFLHGFALSLNRIWQNTGYKLWTWFAWLLTFNFLNISWIFFRAKEWEDALKVLTGMFGLSGIVLPLSLKNKLLFLEQYGVSFGGLTVNIQVNIYLFLWIIIAVFLVLFFRNANELALKYLNKKYSYLFISVLIFYSILKLSGYSEFLYFRF, from the coding sequence ATGTTATTTAATAGTTATGAATTTATATTTATTTTTTTACCCTTAATATTTTTTATTTATTTTTATTTAAATAGTAAAAGATTAACTCATGCAAGTAAGGCTTTTTTAGTTTTATCTTCTTTGTTTTTTTATTCTTGGTGGAATATTATATATTTGCCCTTAATATTAATTTCTATGTTATTTAATTATTCACTTGGAAATAGTTTATCTAATTATAAGAATAATAAGAAAAGATTTACTAAAAAGTCTATTTTATCTTTTGGGATTGTTCTAAATATTGTTCTTTTGGGATACTTTAAATATTCTGATTTTTTTATTGCTAATTTTAATTTATTAACAGAATCAAATGCTGATTTGTTAAATCTTGCACTTCCTCTTGCAATATCATTTTTTACCTTTCAGCAAATTGCATATTTAGTTGATTCTTATAAAGAAGAAACAAAAGAGTATGACTTTTTAAATTATGCAATATTTGTTACTTTTTTCCCACAGTTGATAGCAGGACCTATTGTTCATCATAAAGAGATGATGCCTCAATTTGATATACTAAAAAATAAAGTAAAAAACTATAAAAATATTTCATTAGGTCTTTTTATTTTTTCTATTGGATTATTCAAAAAAGTGGTTATAGCAGATTATTTTGCAGTTGCCGCTACAAATGGTTTTGATTATTCGTTAATATTGTCCTTTTTTGAAGCCTGGGCAACTTCTCTTTCTTACACCTTTCAATTGTATTTTGATTTCTCTGGATACACAGATATGGCAATTGGCGCTGCTTTATTATTTAATATTAAACTTCCTGTAAATTTCAATTCACCGTATAAAGCATTAAGTATACAAGATTTTTGGAGAAGATGGCATATTACATTATCTAGATTTTTAAGAGATTACATATATATACCTCTTGGCGGAAATAAAAGAGGTAAATACAGAACATATACTAATTTAATGGCAACTTTTATTCTTGGTGGATTCTGGCATGGAGCTGGGTGGACATTTATTTTTTGGGGGTTTCTACATGGTTTTGCTCTTTCACTTAACCGAATATGGCAAAATACAGGATATAAACTATGGACTTGGTTTGCATGGCTTTTAACTTTTAATTTTTTAAATATTTCATGGATATTTTTTAGAGCAAAAGAGTGGGAAGATGCTCTTAAAGTTTTGACTGGAATGTTCGGACTTTCGGGAATTGTTTTGCCCTTATCATTAAAAAACAAATTATTATTTTTAGAACAATATGGTGTTAGTTTTGGCGGACTTACTGTAAATATACAAGTAAATATTTATTTATTCTTATGGATTATTATAGCAGTTTTCTTAGTTTTATTTTTTAGAAATGCAAATGAATTAGCTTTAAAATATTTAAATAAAAAATATAGTTATTTATTTATATCTGTACTAATTTTTTATTCTATATTAAAATTAAGTGGCTATTCTGAATTTCTATATTTTAGGTTTTGA
- the rfbG gene encoding CDP-glucose 4,6-dehydratase, translating into MFNNIYNNKKVLITGHTGFKGTWLTTWLLKLGANIIGISKDTPSKPSMFEELDLKNKIIHHVEDIRNLDSIQKIIKNEKPDFLFHLAAQAIVSTSYNNPIETISTNVMGTANILEALKILNIKCTVIIITSDKAYDNVEQVWGYKENDKMGGKDIYSGSKGAAELIIKSYYHSFFKSKSSNIKIAIGRAGNVIGGGDWAKDRIVVDCMKAWSQGTVVEIRAPKATRPWQHVLEPLSGYLNLGQVLYEGDSFHGESFNFGPRAEQNHTVKQLLKDLSVYWDFTNVNDAYKIIGNIPFHEAGLLKLNCDKALFFMKWQANLKYKDTIRFTSEWYFDFYRTDINIFDKTIEQINEYEDMAKEKELSWTE; encoded by the coding sequence ATGTTTAATAATATTTATAATAATAAAAAGGTTTTAATTACTGGACATACTGGGTTTAAAGGTACGTGGTTGACTACATGGCTTCTTAAATTGGGTGCTAATATTATTGGTATTTCTAAGGATACCCCTAGTAAACCTTCAATGTTTGAAGAACTAGATCTAAAAAATAAAATAATTCATCATGTTGAAGACATAAGAAATTTAGATTCAATTCAAAAAATTATCAAAAATGAAAAACCTGATTTTCTATTTCATCTTGCAGCTCAAGCAATAGTTTCAACTTCCTATAATAATCCTATTGAAACAATTTCAACAAATGTGATGGGCACTGCAAATATATTAGAAGCTTTAAAAATTTTGAACATCAAATGTACAGTTATAATCATTACAAGTGATAAAGCTTATGATAATGTTGAACAAGTTTGGGGCTATAAAGAAAATGATAAAATGGGTGGTAAAGATATATATAGTGGATCTAAGGGAGCTGCAGAACTTATTATAAAATCATATTACCACTCATTTTTTAAAAGTAAAAGCTCAAATATTAAAATTGCAATTGGGAGAGCTGGGAACGTTATAGGCGGCGGCGATTGGGCAAAAGACAGAATTGTAGTAGATTGTATGAAAGCTTGGTCTCAAGGTACTGTAGTTGAGATAAGAGCGCCAAAAGCAACTAGACCATGGCAACATGTTTTAGAACCTTTAAGTGGATATTTGAATTTAGGACAAGTTTTATATGAGGGTGATTCATTTCATGGAGAATCATTTAATTTTGGCCCAAGAGCGGAACAAAACCACACTGTAAAACAATTACTCAAAGATTTAAGCGTATATTGGGATTTTACTAATGTAAATGATGCATATAAAATAATAGGAAATATTCCTTTTCATGAAGCAGGATTATTAAAATTAAATTGTGATAAGGCATTATTTTTTATGAAGTGGCAGGCAAACTTAAAGTATAAGGATACGATTCGATTTACAAGTGAGTGGTATTTTGATTTTTATAGAACAGATATAAATATTTTTGATAAAACAATAGAACAAATTAATGAGTATGAAGATATGGCTAAAGAGAAAGAGTTGTCTTGGACGGAGTAG
- a CDS encoding WxcM-like domain-containing protein has product MDGVVLTPLKQIYNPKGNIFHAMKKSDCGYEGFGEAYFSTIYKDDIKGWKKHTEMTLNLIVPVGSIEFVMYDENTKEFFSVLLSEHNYQRLTVGPNLWMSFRGCEENNMLLNLASIEHNPSESITKEFKDIFYEW; this is encoded by the coding sequence TTGGACGGAGTAGTTTTAACGCCACTTAAACAAATCTATAATCCCAAGGGTAATATCTTTCATGCAATGAAGAAAAGTGATTGTGGATATGAAGGCTTTGGTGAGGCTTATTTTTCAACTATTTACAAAGATGATATAAAAGGTTGGAAAAAGCATACGGAAATGACTTTAAATTTAATTGTCCCTGTTGGTTCGATTGAATTTGTGATGTATGATGAAAACACAAAAGAATTTTTCAGTGTTTTACTTTCAGAACATAATTATCAAAGACTGACGGTTGGCCCAAATTTATGGATGTCATTTAGGGGATGTGAAGAAAACAATATGTTGTTAAATCTAGCATCTATAGAGCATAATCCATCGGAATCGATTACTAAAGAATTTAAAGATATATTCTATGAGTGGTAA
- a CDS encoding NAD(P)-dependent oxidoreductase, giving the protein MSGKVLITGGLGNLGSNITQEFSKCGYDVYVLTLKEKCKLLNSVYTVIEADISDLENLKIKLDIEFDYCVHLASFNETFKENYPRKALTVNSLGTRNLLEVLAGKNLKRFIYFSTFHVYGANDGLVNELSALNPKNDYASTHLFAEYYVKQFGVMSGLNYTIFRLSNCYGAPLFKNTNKWYLILNDLVRSAYENHKIIIKSNGKISKDFIWMQDVVSITHQALKLRKNGIYNLSSNKSYQLIEIANMIKFEYEKRYNKTIRIKINKDDKTEYKNLVVSNSKLRNELDIELHEMFSVEINKIFNLLECR; this is encoded by the coding sequence ATGAGTGGTAAAGTTCTTATTACTGGAGGACTTGGGAATTTGGGCTCAAATATCACACAAGAGTTTTCTAAGTGCGGATATGATGTTTATGTGCTTACACTTAAAGAGAAATGTAAATTACTAAATTCAGTTTATACAGTTATCGAAGCAGATATTAGTGACTTAGAGAATTTAAAAATAAAATTAGATATAGAATTTGATTACTGTGTACATTTAGCAAGTTTTAATGAAACTTTTAAAGAGAATTACCCTAGAAAAGCTTTAACGGTAAATAGCCTTGGTACAAGAAACTTACTAGAAGTATTAGCAGGAAAAAACCTTAAAAGATTTATCTATTTTAGCACATTTCATGTATATGGGGCTAATGATGGGCTAGTTAATGAATTAAGTGCATTAAATCCAAAAAATGATTATGCTTCTACTCATCTGTTCGCTGAATATTATGTAAAACAGTTTGGGGTGATGAGTGGATTGAACTATACAATTTTTAGACTTTCAAATTGTTACGGTGCCCCTTTGTTTAAGAATACAAATAAGTGGTATCTTATCTTAAATGATTTAGTTAGATCTGCTTATGAAAATCATAAGATTATAATTAAAAGTAATGGGAAAATAAGTAAAGATTTTATTTGGATGCAAGATGTAGTAAGTATAACTCACCAAGCACTAAAATTAAGAAAAAATGGTATATATAATTTATCTTCAAACAAAAGTTATCAGCTAATAGAGATTGCAAATATGATAAAATTTGAATATGAAAAAAGATATAATAAAACTATAAGAATAAAAATAAATAAAGATGATAAAACTGAATATAAAAATTTAGTTGTTAGTAATAGTAAATTAAGGAATGAATTAGACATTGAATTACACGAGATGTTCAGTGTTGAAATTAATAAGATATTTAACCTATTGGAGTGTCGATGA
- a CDS encoding glycosyltransferase family 2 protein has translation MKFSVVIPTYNREKELVRCLDSVMNQTYKDFEVIVVDNGSIDNTKELVQTYMIENSCVKYIWQENSGSPAGSRNTGISNSANDWIAFLDSDDYWYDSKLQEVADVINGCDDNIIGVSHYEKKEVDGKLTVTLEHGSALSFNPYEELLFNGNCLSTSAMVVRKDKLIELNMFDTRKDYFAVEDYDLWMRLSRIGSFIYIKKTLGVFCISDTNMSGNIDLINNNLKTLIYNHIENLDINSKDILKKEHGARIEYYKGRTYQINGDFKKAISILIGSIQEYPWSIKKYISLVFAILSMRR, from the coding sequence ATGAAGTTTTCTGTAGTGATACCAACTTATAATAGAGAAAAAGAACTAGTTAGATGTTTAGATTCTGTTATGAATCAAACATATAAAGATTTTGAAGTGATTGTAGTAGATAATGGTTCAATAGATAATACAAAAGAGTTAGTGCAAACATACATGATTGAGAATAGTTGTGTTAAATATATTTGGCAAGAAAATAGTGGATCTCCTGCTGGTAGTAGAAATACTGGTATTAGTAATTCTGCTAATGACTGGATAGCTTTTTTGGACTCTGATGACTATTGGTATGATTCAAAACTTCAAGAGGTTGCAGATGTGATTAATGGTTGTGATGATAATATAATTGGTGTTAGTCATTATGAGAAGAAAGAGGTTGATGGAAAATTAACAGTTACTTTAGAACATGGAAGTGCCCTATCTTTTAATCCTTATGAAGAATTATTATTTAATGGCAACTGTTTATCTACTTCTGCAATGGTTGTAAGAAAAGACAAGTTAATCGAATTAAATATGTTTGATACAAGAAAAGATTATTTTGCAGTTGAGGATTACGATTTATGGATGAGGTTATCGCGAATAGGTAGCTTTATATACATTAAAAAAACCTTAGGTGTATTTTGTATTTCTGATACTAATATGTCTGGAAATATTGATTTGATTAATAATAATTTGAAAACACTTATTTACAATCATATTGAGAATTTAGACATAAATTCTAAAGACATATTGAAAAAAGAGCATGGTGCAAGAATAGAATATTATAAAGGTAGAACATATCAAATAAATGGAGATTTTAAAAAAGCCATCTCTATACTTATAGGTTCAATACAAGAATACCCATGGAGTATCAAAAAATATATATCATTAGTATTTGCTATTTTAAGTATGAGACGATGA
- a CDS encoding DegT/DnrJ/EryC1/StrS aminotransferase family protein → MTPFDNQFSKSTVNLNDIYLTSNIYLYPYARYAFLELLEKLTIKSIYLPSFICSDILAPINQLGIQYIFYEVDKDLNPILEDIKCDSILSVNYFGFSSDVDVFNKYKKKYDAVFIEDNAHGFLSQDANGLLLGTRGDFGLLSIRKTIFLPNGAALLVNNKKYNNIKFSSNNFKISSEDLQYRKKLVLKKLFIIKYIGICFVLLRRIIRYVRNGSYHPFPDMESEFKLPSNRFITPILKDHNLNIDIDFERKRRQQMFEMIQKWALMFSVKPISNLYDNVIPYEFAFIDNGNYKEFEKYLFLKGFFILPWPNLPAEVSKKKHEFYKDVKVVPFLW, encoded by the coding sequence ATGACACCATTTGATAATCAGTTTTCTAAAAGTACAGTTAATTTAAATGATATTTATCTTACCTCAAATATTTATTTGTACCCATACGCAAGATATGCATTTTTAGAACTACTAGAAAAGCTTACTATAAAATCTATTTATTTACCATCCTTTATATGTAGTGATATTTTAGCACCTATAAACCAATTAGGTATTCAATATATTTTTTATGAGGTAGACAAAGATTTAAATCCTATATTGGAAGATATTAAATGCGATTCAATTTTGAGTGTCAATTATTTTGGATTTTCTTCAGATGTTGATGTATTTAATAAATATAAGAAAAAGTATGATGCAGTGTTTATAGAAGATAATGCACATGGCTTTTTAAGTCAAGACGCTAATGGCTTATTGTTAGGTACGCGAGGTGATTTTGGGTTATTAAGTATACGAAAAACAATTTTTTTACCAAATGGTGCTGCTCTATTAGTAAATAATAAAAAGTACAACAATATAAAATTCTCTAGTAATAACTTTAAGATTTCCTCTGAGGATTTGCAATATCGTAAAAAATTAGTTTTAAAAAAATTATTCATAATTAAGTATATAGGAATATGTTTTGTATTACTTAGAAGAATTATAAGATATGTAAGAAATGGATCATATCACCCTTTCCCTGATATGGAAAGTGAATTTAAATTACCCTCAAATCGGTTTATAACACCAATTTTGAAGGATCATAATTTAAATATTGATATAGATTTTGAGAGAAAAAGGAGGCAACAAATGTTTGAAATGATTCAAAAATGGGCATTAATGTTCAGTGTGAAGCCTATATCTAATTTGTATGACAATGTAATACCTTATGAATTTGCTTTTATTGATAATGGAAATTACAAAGAGTTTGAAAAATATCTATTTTTAAAAGGGTTTTTTATACTACCATGGCCAAATCTTCCTGCTGAAGTTTCCAAAAAAAAACATGAATTTTATAAAGATGTAAAGGTGGTTCCTTTTTTATGGTAG